From Actinomycetota bacterium, a single genomic window includes:
- a CDS encoding SRPBCC family protein, giving the protein MREHRFTLDIPHPPERVWRLFQRYDLWTQYAPMVIGVEVVHPGDANGNGLLRRVIYKMPFGRKGAALELVTDVEPDRGYTYTMLSKKPGNDQTGRVRLDPVGANATRLHFEERYNLTSPVFKHFEAQIYRFINKQNETSMRRASAFLTAHPDLEL; this is encoded by the coding sequence ATGAGGGAGCACCGGTTCACGCTCGACATCCCGCACCCGCCCGAGCGGGTCTGGCGGCTCTTCCAGCGCTACGACCTGTGGACGCAGTACGCGCCGATGGTGATCGGGGTCGAGGTCGTCCACCCCGGCGACGCGAACGGCAACGGGCTCCTGCGGCGCGTGATCTACAAGATGCCGTTCGGCCGCAAGGGGGCGGCGCTCGAGCTCGTCACCGACGTCGAGCCCGACCGCGGCTACACCTACACGATGCTCTCGAAGAAGCCGGGCAACGATCAGACCGGACGGGTGCGGCTCGACCCGGTCGGCGCGAACGCGACCCGACTGCATTTCGAGGAGCGCTACAACCTGACGAGCCCGGTCTTCAAGCACTTCGAGGCGCAGATCTACCGCTTCATCAACAAGCAGAACGAAACGTCGATGCGCCGGGCGTCCGCGTTCCTGACGGCGCACCCCGACCTCGAACTGTAG
- a CDS encoding enoyl-CoA hydratase, whose translation MSFVNIEKPREGVTLVTLNRPERMNAMAFDVMIPFREALEAVAVDNETRVVVVTGAGDAFCAGADLEDPGMVPNIDGLTVTSIARRALGLLDDVILAVRKMHQPVIAAVNGPAIGGGFCLALACDIRLGSERAFFRAAGINNGLTASELGISYLLPRAIGASRAFDIMLTGRDVDAEEANRIGLLSNVYAREHLLDRAYALAERIMGFSRVGTEITKRMLWSSMETGSLQAHMDHEGIAQLYVRMTTQNFEESIRARKEKRPPIFRD comes from the coding sequence ATGTCGTTCGTGAACATCGAGAAGCCGCGCGAGGGCGTCACGCTCGTCACGCTCAACCGGCCCGAGCGTATGAACGCGATGGCGTTCGACGTGATGATCCCGTTCCGCGAGGCGCTCGAGGCGGTCGCGGTCGACAACGAGACCCGCGTGGTCGTGGTGACCGGCGCCGGAGACGCGTTCTGTGCGGGTGCGGATCTGGAAGACCCGGGGATGGTGCCGAACATCGACGGGTTGACCGTCACGTCGATCGCGCGCCGGGCGCTGGGGCTCCTCGACGACGTGATCCTCGCGGTTCGGAAGATGCACCAGCCGGTGATCGCCGCCGTGAACGGACCCGCGATCGGCGGCGGATTCTGCCTCGCGCTCGCGTGCGACATCCGGCTCGGCTCGGAGCGCGCGTTCTTCCGCGCGGCCGGGATCAACAACGGCCTGACCGCGAGCGAGCTCGGGATCAGCTACCTGCTGCCGCGCGCGATCGGCGCGAGCCGCGCGTTCGACATCATGCTCACCGGGCGAGACGTGGACGCCGAGGAAGCCAACCGCATCGGACTGCTCTCCAACGTTTACGCGCGCGAGCACCTGCTCGACCGCGCATACGCGCTCGCCGAGCGGATCATGGGCTTCAGCCGCGTCGGGACCGAGATCACCAAGCGCATGCTGTGGTCGAGCATGGAGACCGGCAGCCTCCAAGCGCACATGGATCATGAGGGCATCGCGCAGCTCTACGTCCGGATGACCACGCAGAACTTCGAGGAGTCGATCCGGGCCCGGAAAGAGAAGCGCCCGCCGATCTTCCGCGACTAA